The Dioscorea cayenensis subsp. rotundata cultivar TDr96_F1 chromosome 19, TDr96_F1_v2_PseudoChromosome.rev07_lg8_w22 25.fasta, whole genome shotgun sequence genome includes a window with the following:
- the LOC120250226 gene encoding NAC domain-containing protein 2-like, translating to MRTNSLPPGFRFHPTDEELIVHYLRNQASSKPCPVPIIPAVNIYKFDPWQLPEKSEMVEGEWYFFTPRDRKYPNGGRPNRAAVSGYWKATGTDKAIYSKSKYVGLKKALVFYRGRPPKGSKTGWIMHEYRLDGSFANNNSTMPSKVLDEWVLCRIYEKKHHGRNRNNNTNMIEDAQECSPSEETVVTDSTKLSEFEEKKHVFPRSCSLARLLEPDYLTSSASFLVDESPFFNSMDEMFESKVGSNNGTLFGFPIHVDPLFFPFH from the exons ATGAGAACAAACTCATTACCACCTGGTTTTAGATTCCACCCAACTGATGAAGAGCTCATAGTCCATTACCTCCGGAATCAAGCCTCTTCCAAACCTTGTCCTGTTCCAATCATCCCTGCTGTCAATATTTACAAGTTTGATCCTTGGCAACTCCCAG aaaaaTCGGAGATGGTGGAAGGAGAGTGGTACTTTTTTACACCGCGTGACCGGAAATACCCGAACGGTGGTAGACCAAACCGGGCGGCGGTGTCCGGGTATTGGAAGGCCACCGGCACGGATAAGGCCATATATAGCAAGTCTAAGTATGTGGGACTAAAGAAGGCACTTGTGTTCTATAGAGGACGTCCTCCCAAAGGCTCTAAGACTGGTTGGATCATGCATGAGTACAGGCTTGATGGTTCTTTTGCTAATAATAATTCAACTATGCCATCTAAAgtt tTGGATGAGTGGGTGTTGTGTAGGATATATGAAAAGAAGCATCATGGGAGGAATAGGAACAACAACACTAACATGATAGAGGATGCACAAGAGTGTAGTCCTAGTGAAGAGACTGTGGTTACTGATAGTACAAAGCTGAGTGAGTTTGAAGAGAAGAAGCATGTGTTTCCAAGGTCTTGTTCATTGGCACGTCTTTTGGAGCCTGATTACTTAACATCATCAGCTTCTTTTTTGGTTGATGAGTCTCCATTCTTTAACTCAATGGATGAAATGTTTGAGAGCAAAGTTGGTAGCAACAATGGCACACTTTTTGGTTTTCCAATCCATGTTGATCCTCTGTTTTTTCCATTTCATTAA